The Fontisubflavum oceani genomic interval CGCCAGCCTCCATCGCGGGTGTGTCATCCATCGGTGTGATGACGCGGACGAAACCTTCTTCCTGGGTCACTTCGATACCCAAGCCGCCAAATTCGCCTCGGGTCTGTACCTGCATCGTGTCGTAGTCGCGGGGGGCAGATAGCTGGAATGCGGATCGAGCGAGGTTAGCATCCCGTTGATCGCCGCTTCGATCAGCGCGGCCTCATCTACCTCTTCCACGTAATTGCCGCGGATTCGCTCGAAGATATCGCCGAACAGGTCAAGCTGCTCATAGACCGACGCGTTATTGGCGTTTTCCTGGGCGATCAGCGGGCCGGCGATTTGCGTCGTCAGCAGGATACCCGCTGCCGTTCCACCAAGGGCCGCCATGACAAATCTTTTCATAGAAACCTATTCCTCATCTCTTATTCAGTGATGAACCACTCGGTCGGGTCCACGGGCACGTTTGCTTCTCTTAGCTCTATATAAAGCGTTTCTGACAGGTCTCCGCCACCACCTTGCGCATTTGTGACAATCACGTTGTCGCTGGTTTCGGGCGCGCCACCCATCAATCCGATCGGGGCTGTGGGCGGCAAGACTTCACCGGCACGGACAAAAACATCGGCCAAACCCGCCAAAACCAACAAATAATCGCCGTCGGGTTCAAGGATCACGACCGTGCCGTAGTCGAGCAGCGGCCCGGCATAGCGCACGGTTGCGGGCCAGGGTGTGGTGACCATCGCTTGAGCTTGAGTGGCCAAAACGAGGCCCGGGCGGGTGATTCCGGCGGCATCTTCGTCGTTGAAGCCTCGCAAGACCCGACCCAGAACCGGCAGCGGAAGAGTGCCTTGCGCGTCGGTGAAGTCGGGCAGGTCAAAGCCGCTGAGGTCGGTCTCAGCAGGTTGAGCGCGCAGGCTTTCGGCAAAACTGTCGAGCGAATCGACGCTTTCCATCAATTGCAGCATGGCGTCGGTGTTAAGCTCGAACCGGTCGGGCAGAACACGACGGTCGGCGATGGCTTGCGACAGCTGCGACCGAGCGTCTTGTGCGCCGATTAACCCGGCGCTCAACTGCTCAAGCGCGCTGTTTTGCAGCGTCCGCAGGAGCGCGATTTCCTCAAGTTGCGCTTGTAGCCGGGCGGCTTCGCTGGCGATGGCGGGGCTGACATCAGACAAAATCATGCCAGACCGGGCGGTGCCGACGGGGCCGGAGGGGTGCAGCATCAACAGCGGAGCCGGCGCGCGTTCCATGGTTTGCAGTACCCCCAAGAGTCGGGCCAGACGGTCCCGTTCGGCCTCGAACACCACGAGAATGGTTTGCTCTCGTTGCGCGGCGCGGCGGATGCCTTCGCGGAGCGCCAGGAGTCCTTCTTCATAGGCCCGCACGGTTTCGGTGAGCGCTTCTACCCGGTCGCGGGCGCCATCGGCCTCGACAAGGGAGGTGGCGGCGGCATCCAGCATCTGCGCGGCGCGTTGCGCGGTCAGCGCCGGGTCGGATTGCGATAGGGTCAGGCTCGGCCAGGCGAGGCCGAGGATCAGGGCAAACCGGGCGGCCCAAGCACTCATGCGATCAGGCTTTCCCCGGTCATCTCGGGCGGCTGCTCCAGCCCCATCAGTTCCAGTAAGGTCGGCGCGAGATCGGCCAAACCCCCTCGCGCAGCGTGGCGCCCTCCGGCCCTCCGACGAGGATCACTGGCACCGGGCTCAGGGTGTGTGCGGTGTGCGTGCGGCCCGCCCGTTTGCGGGTCGATCATCACTTCGCAATTGCCGTGATCGGCGGTGACGATCATCGCGCCGCCGGCCTTTTCCAATGCCTCCAGGGCGCGACCAAGCCCTGTATCAACAGCCTCGCAAGCCTTTATCGCGGCCTGCAAATCCCCGGTATGTCCAACCATATCGGGGTTGGCATAGTTGACGACGATCAGGTCATAATCCGCCTCAATCGCCTCGACGAATTTGTTACTGACCTCAGGTGCAGACATTTCGGGCTGCAAGTCATAGGTCGCGACTTTGGGCGATTTCGGCATGTAACGATCTTCGCCTTCTTCCGGGGCTTCTTTGCCGCCGTTCAGAAAGAAAGTCACATGCGGGTATTTCTCGGTTTCTGCCAGGCGGAACTGCCGCAGCCCGTGTTTTGCGACCCATTCGCCGAGCGTGTTGGTCAGCTTCTGTTTCGGATAGGCGGTGGTCATATAGGCGGTGTGCTCGGTCGAATAATCGACCATGCCAAGGAAGGCCGCGAGCTTGGGTCGTGGTCCGGTGGCAAACTCCGCGAAGCCTGGTTCGCCGATGGTCCGGAGGATCTCTCGCGCCCGGTCAGCGCGGAAATTGAGACAGAAGACGCCATCGCCATCCTTGACGCCTCGATAGCCGCCCAGGACGGTGGGCAGAATGAACTCGTCGGTTTCGCCCCGTGCATAGGCGTCTGCAACCGCATCGACCGGGGTGTCCGCCGTCATCGCGCCCTGGCCTTTGATTATGGCGTCATAGGCCTGCTCGACTCGCTCCCATCGGTTGTCGCGGTCCATCGCGTAGTAGCGCCCGATGATCGTGCCGACGGGCGCCGTCACGGGCAGCATGTTGACCAGGGTTTCGATGAATGTGTCAGCGGAACTCGGCGGCACGTCGCGCCCATCGGTAATCGCATGGATCATCAGCGGCACACCCGCCTCCGTGACGGCCTTGGCCGCCGCGAGGATATGGGTCAGATGCCCGTGCACCCCACCATCGGAGACCACGCCCATCAAATGCGCGGTGCCGCCGGAGGTCTTCAGATCGTTGATGAAGGCCAGAAGCGCGGGGTTCTCAAAGAAACTGCCGTCTTCGATGGCCAGATCGATCATGCCGAGATCCATCGCCACAATCCGACCCGCGCCGATATTCGTATGCCCAACCTCGGAATTGCCCATCTGCCCGGTGGGCAGGCCGACATCGGGACCATGAGTGACCAAGGTTGCATTGGGACAGGTCGCCATCAGCCGGTCGAAATGCGGCGTTGCGGCCAGATGCGGGGCATTGGCTTCTGATGAGGGGTTCAGGCCCCAGCCATCGAGAATACAAAGGACAACGGGTTTTGGACTGCTCATATCCGTGGTTCTACGCAAGGCCCCAGGCCGGGGCAAGGATCAGACCCGATGATACGGGCTTCCGGCGAGAATTGAGGCGGCGCGGTAGAGTTGTTCGGCGAGCATGACGCGGGCGAGCATATGCGGCCAGACCATAGGGCCGAAGGAGATGGCCTTGTCGGCTTGGTCGCGGAAGCTCGGCGTGAGGCCATCCGCGCCGCCGATCACAAAGGCCAAATCGCCGCGACCTTGATCCCGCAGCCCAGACAATTGTGTTGCAAAATCGGGGGAGCTGAGCATCCGTCCGCGTTCATCAAGCGCCCAGATCGCGGCGCCCTCTGGGATGGCTTTCTGCAGCAACGCAGCCTCCGCCACCTGGCCACCGCCCTTTTTATCCTCGACCTCAACCACGCGAGCGGGGCCAAGGCCGAGCGCGCGCCCGGTCCGATCAAACCGCGTCAGATAATCGTCAATCAAATCGCGTTCCGGACCGGCCCGAAGCCGGCCCACGACGCAAAGATGTACCCGCATGTGCCGCGCTTATTGCGGTGCGGTTGTGCCGTCGGCGGGCATCCACATCTTTTCAAGCTGATAGAACTCCCGCACTTCGGGGCGGAAGACATGGACGATGATATCGCCCGCATCGATCAGCACCCAATCGCCGGCATCCTTGCCCTCCATCTTGCACCGCCGCCCGGTGACGGTTTTCAACCGATCCACCAGTTTTTCGGAGATGGCCGAGACTTGCCGTGTCGAGCGCCCCGTGGCGATCACCATGTAATCGGCCATGGACGACTTGCCGCGCAGGTCGATCTGCACAACGTCTTCGGCTTTGTCATCGTCGAGAGAGGCAAGAATACGCTGAAGAAGCTCTTCGCTTGTCAGGTCTTGCAGAGGCGCCTTGGGCGCCGCAGGTGCGGCTCTATTAGATGCCGCAAGGGTTGGTCCAGTCAGGACTCTGTCCTCCATATTGCGCGCCGTCAAAGGCCCCGACGCCGAGCCTGAGTCAAAGATAACATCGGCCTAGGGCGATCTCAACGGGGTCGCAATATTTGGGCGGGCCACGGTGGCGCAAAGGGCACGAGCGCCGTCTGGTGGACGTGCCGCAACCCGCTCAAGGAGAGAGAGTGGGGGCTCTCTCAGCCGGCCTGGGGGCAGACCGGCATCTCATCCAGATCGTGATCCAAGATCCCTCGAAGGCGCATATCGTCGATCACCGGCAGGAAGGGGCCGTCTGCTTCGGCCCGTAACTGGACGGACACCCGAGCCTGGCGGTCTGGTCCGTCACCGATCTGGCAGGGATCGATCACAAAATTGAATGTCCCATCGACGTCGATCTCTTGCGCCATCCAGCCCAAGATCATCCCCTGTTGCTCGGAGAGGCGGGCCTGATCTCCACGTGACAGGACATAGAGGTCGCCGTTTTCCGAGGGGATCAGAACATATTGCTCGCGCGAGATGGCCTCAGTTGCGGTGTTGACTGCCGCGAGCGTCATAACGGCCCCATCTTCGGGCAAGGCAACGCCATCGGGCAGCGTGACGAGGGCCGCAATACCGCGCGGGTCGGCTGTGAGCGGGTCCGTCGTGTCGGGGCGCGCCAAAGTGGTGCTTAATAAGATGGACAAGACAGCAATTGCGGCAATGGAGAGATGTTTTGGGTGCATTGAATATTTTCCTTACAAGAATCATTGTTTGCTGTATTACAGTAAGTAAATCGTGAAAGGAAAGAAGAAATGACGAAACGAGAGTTAGGTCGTATTGTCAGGGTCGCGCGGCTCCTCCATCTGGCAACCAGCTTTGGCTTACTCATGCTTCCGGTGATTCTGATCGTCGCCTTTGCCATTGATGAGATGGGCGTCGACGATATTCGCGACACCTATTCGGACTATGTTTTGCCGCCGGTCATCGGGCCCGGCCTTTATGGGATTATCTTGGCGATTGAGATGGTGTCGGTTGTTATAGCGGCTTACATCTTGTGGCAGATGCGAACACTCTTTGGGTTCTACAAATCCGGCGAAACGCTGAGCGCTCGCTGTGCTGATCGGATACTCCGGATCGGTCAAGGTTTGGTCACCGTCGGCGTTGTCGGTTTCTTATCGAATACGGCGATTGTGCTGCTCTTGACGATGGCAAACCAGGCCGGTTCGCGAACGCTTTCCTTAACCTTCACCGACGGCGATATCGGCTTCTTTTTGGCGGGCGGGTTGATCGTTGTGATCGGTTGGGTGATGCGCGAGGCGGTGCAGGTTGCCGAAGAGAACCGGGGGTTTGTCTGATGGAGATCATCGTCCGGCTTGATGTGATGATGGCACTTCGGAAGATGAAGGGCCGCGATCTGGCGGCGGAGATCGGCATCACCGAGCAGAACCTGAGCTTGCTGAAAAGCGGTAAGGTCAAAGGCATTCGCTTTGAGACCTTGGCCAAGATTTGCGAGGTCTTGGAGTGTCAGCCGGGCGACCTGCTTGAGGCCGCCCCGCTAAGCGATTGAGAGGCCCTTAGGCCGGGACCGTCGGACTCGCGAGAGTGGTGAAATGTTTCCGGCCCAATTGCCAGACCAACAAGATCATCCCCAATTGCAACGCGATGGCGATGCCCGAGATGGCCCAATAGGCGACACCGAATTTGGCCACCAGGCCCGCCGCCGCCAGGCCCTTGTTGAGCCAGAAATGGGTCAGCACCGAGAGTGCCACACCGGGGCAGACCAATGCGTAAGACCCGGCAGAGGCTGCGGTGCCCGAGAGGAACTGCGCTGCATAGCCGACGCGCGAAAGCACCATCACCCCGAAGAGCCCGAAAAGCACCTCGACCGACAAGAGCCGGGTCAACATCATCAGGGTTTCGCCGGCACCGCCATGAACATCGAAATGCACATGTAGCCCGTGATTCATCCGCAACATCGCGATGCCGATCACGGTCATCAGCGGGATCACCACCATGAGCGTCGGCGCGGCTTCGGTATTCACCCCATTCTCCATCATTGAGCGGAGGCCAAGAACGCCCGCAACAAGCGCGATCAGGACCGCCGCGATCATGAAGAAACTGGAGGCGATGATGCTGACGCCTGCGACGGTGGCATTGCCGGACATGGCCGAGGGGGCCGCCAGGCCGACGGCAACCATGGATAGCGCGAAGGCGGGCAGCATTTGCGCGAAGGAGTTATTCGTCTCGCAGCTGAACCCGCCCTGGGCCAGACGCGCGCCAACGAAGCCGCCCAACATCCGGAGCGCGAGGATACCGATCGCCAGGAATGTAATCAAAGCCAACGGGAACAGATATTCCACAACACTCCAGAGGCCGGGCACAAAGGTCAGGCCGATGATGAAGCCGACATTGACGGTCATTGCCAAGGCAAGCGGCATGGCGAGGATCGACTCCCTGCATTGGAGGCGGCGAAGGCCGCGTAGCCCTCGGACCGCCGGAAATCTGCGAATTGACGTAAGTTCCAGATCAGGAGTTTGACATTGAAGAAGGCGAAAAGCGCGATCCCCGCCATTGCGCCAAGCACCATGGTCTGCTGCAGGAGCGTGCCCTGGGTCATCAGTGCAAGGTTGTTTTCGAAGATTGGCACCGGCTGATCCGGATGCGGCACCCAGAACATCAGCCACATGAAAAAGGTCACCGTCAGACCGCCCGCGCCGAGCGAGGCGAGGAAGTAGAGCGGCGAATAGCGTGTGGACGCGAGAGTCATGATTGACACTCCTTATATTTGACGCTGCAAATTATATAAGTAAATCGGCCTTGGATACAACAGACACGCTGTCGCAGCCAATTTGACGATCCGATCCCGAAGACTCAGCCAGGATATGGTGCGATCACCGACCAGCCTGATCAGGGGCGAAGCAACTGAGGAAGCGGGGCGTGACTGCGGTTGCCTTGTGACCTGCGCGGCGCGGATACAGTCAGATGCCCAGCCAGTCTGGCCCAACGCTAAAGCGGCTTCTCCATGAAAACGGAGCTTGGGTTTTCAGGGTAGTCGCCGAAGGGGCCACGCCTGATATAGCCGTGTCGGGTGTAGAACCCGATCGCGGCGGGGCTGAGCTGACCGGTCTCCAGCCGCATGAGGTGGACACCCTCGGCGCGCGCGGCGTCTTCGATGGTTTCGATCAAAGCTGCGGCGACGCCCGTGCCGCGCGCTTCCGGCTCGGCAAAGAGGCGCTTGAGTTCCGCATACCCCTCGTAAACCGCATAGCCGCAACACCCAAGGGCACGGCCTTTGACCCGCGCGACAAAGAACCGGACCTCCTCATCGACAAGTTGCTGCGGCGAAAAGGCGAAGCGGTCCTCCGGCGGATAGAGCGCCGATTGCTCCGCCTCGCTGCCTTCGATCAAGCGCAGCGCATCGGGAGAGAGGGGGTCTGTGCGGGTCACGGTTACCATGTGTTGAGCTTGCCCTGACCGGGCCTGCACCGCAATATGCCGTGAATTCGCCCATATTTTGTGGATAACCGGCGGAATATCCCCAGATACGGGGGTTCCCCGTTGACTTGACCGCAATTGCGGCCAGACAATCCTCGACCAACGGAATCACATGCGGGATGGCGGCGTGCGCTTTTCCAAGATCAGGCTGAATGGCTTCAAAAGCTTCGTGGACCCGACCGATCTTTTGATCGGGGACGGGTTGACCGGCGTCGTTGGCCCCAATGGCTGCGGCAAGTCGAATCTGTTGGAAGCGCTGAGATGGGTGATGGGCGAGAACCGTCCGACCGCAATGCGCGGCGGCGGGATGGAAGATGTGATCTTCGCCGGGGCCGCAACACGGCCCGCCCGGAACTTCGCCGAAGTGTCGATCATCATCGACAATTCCGAGCGGCTGGCACCTGCCAATTTCAATGGCGATGATCAGCTTGAGATCGTCCGCCGGATCACCCGCGATGCCGGCAGTGCCTATAAGACAAACGGCAAGGATGTGCGGGCGCGCGATGTGCAGATGCTGTTTGCCGATGCATCCACAGGGGCGCATTCGCCTGCGCTTGTGCGCCAGGGACAAATCTCGGAGCTGATCAACGCCAAGCCGAAATCGCGCCGTCGAATCTTGGAAGAGGCGGCGGGGATTTCTGGGCTCTATCAGCGGCGGCATGAGGCGGAACTAAAGCTGAAAGCGGCGGAAACCAATCTGGCCCGGATCGATGATGTGTTGGAGCAGCTTGCGACCCAGCTTGCGGCCCTAGCCCGGCAAGCGAAACAGGCGGCGCGCTATCGCGAGATCGGGATGGAGTTGCGACAGGCCGAAGGGTTGTTGCTCTATCTGCGCTGGCGCGAAGCGGATCAAGCGCGCCTGACGGCGCAGACCGCGCTGCAAGAGGCGGTGACAGCGGCGGCCGGTGCCGAAATGGCGGCGCGGCAGGCCGGAAAGGCCCGCGAAGAAGCAGACGAGGCTCTGCCACCCAAGCGCGAAGAAGAGGCGATTGCGGCGGCTCTGCTGCAACGGGTGACGGTCGAGCGGGCGGCGCTGGAAGACGAAGACGCCCGGGCCGCCAAAACGATTGAGACTCTGACCGCGCGGATCGAACAACTCAGCCACGATATTGGTCGCGAGCAGAGCCTGAACGCGGATGCCGGCGAGACCATCGCCCGGCTCGAGACGGAGCAGGCGGAGCTTGTTGCAGCGGGCGCAGGGCATGAGGACGCGCTGGCGGCAGCCTCGACTGAAGCCACGGACGCGGCGCGCATTTTGGCCGAACGCGAGACGGCGCTGAGCCAATTGACCGAAGATGCGGCGCGTCTGGCAGCACGGCACCAATCGGCGCAGCGTCTGGTCGAAGATGCAACGCGGGCGGAGGCCCGGAACGCCGCCGAGGCTGAAAAGGCCAAAGGCGCGGCGGCGGAGGCCGAAGATCGGTTGGCGATACTGACCCGCGATCATGAAGCGGCGGAAATGGCCCTGAGTGCTGCGACC includes:
- the gpmI gene encoding 2,3-bisphosphoglycerate-independent phosphoglycerate mutase, coding for MSSPKPVVLCILDGWGLNPSSEANAPHLAATPHFDRLMATCPNATLVTHGPDVGLPTGQMGNSEVGHTNIGAGRIVAMDLGMIDLAIEDGSFFENPALLAFINDLKTSGGTAHLMGVVSDGGVHGHLTHILAAAKAVTEAGVPLMIHAITDGRDVPPSSADTFIETLVNMLPVTAPVGTIIGRYYAMDRDNRWERVEQAYDAIIKGQGAMTADTPVDAVADAYARGETDEFILPTVLGGYRGVKDGDGVFCLNFRADRAREILRTIGEPGFAEFATGPRPKLAAFLGMVDYSTEHTAYMTTAYPKQKLTNTLGEWVAKHGLRQFRLAETEKYPHVTFFLNGGKEAPEEGEDRYMPKSPKVATYDLQPEMSAPEVSNKFVEAIEADYDLIVVNYANPDMVGHTGDLQAAIKACEAVDTGLGRALEALEKAGGAMIVTADHGNCEVMIDPQTGGPHAHRTHPEPGASDPRRRAGGRHAARGGLADLAPTLLELMGLEQPPEMTGESLIA
- a CDS encoding DUF2975 domain-containing protein; its protein translation is MLPVILIVAFAIDEMGVDDIRDTYSDYVLPPVIGPGLYGIILAIEMVSVVIAAYILWQMRTLFGFYKSGETLSARCADRILRIGQGLVTVGVVGFLSNTAIVLLLTMANQAGSRTLSLTFTDGDIGFFLAGGLIVVIGWVMREAVQVAEENRGFV
- a CDS encoding murein hydrolase activator EnvC family protein produces the protein MSAWAARFALILGLAWPSLTLSQSDPALTAQRAAQMLDAAATSLVEADGARDRVEALTETVRAYEEGLLALREGIRRAAQREQTILVVFEAERDRLARLLGVLQTMERAPAPLLMLHPSGPVGTARSGMILSDVSPAIASEAARLQAQLEEIALLRTLQNSALEQLSAGLIGAQDARSQLSQAIADRRVLPDRFELNTDAMLQLMESVDSLDSFAESLRAQPAETDLSGFDLPDFTDAQGTLPLPVLGRVLRGFNDEDAAGITRPGLVLATQAQAMVTTPWPATVRYAGPLLDYGTVVILEPDGDYLLVLAGLADVFVRAGEVLPPTAPIGLMGGAPETSDNVIVTNAQGGGGDLSETLYIELREANVPVDPTEWFITE
- the rsfS gene encoding ribosome silencing factor, whose amino-acid sequence is MEDRVLTGPTLAASNRAAPAAPKAPLQDLTSEELLQRILASLDDDKAEDVVQIDLRGKSSMADYMVIATGRSTRQVSAISEKLVDRLKTVTGRRCKMEGKDAGDWVLIDAGDIIVHVFRPEVREFYQLEKMWMPADGTTAPQ
- a CDS encoding GNAT family N-acetyltransferase, producing MTRTDPLSPDALRLIEGSEAEQSALYPPEDRFAFSPQQLVDEEVRFFVARVKGRALGCCGYAVYEGYAELKRLFAEPEARGTGVAAALIETIEDAARAEGVHLMRLETGQLSPAAIGFYTRHGYIRRGPFGDYPENPSSVFMEKPL
- a CDS encoding TsoY family (seleno)protein, which encodes MELTSIRRFPAVRGLRGLRRLQCRESILAMPLALAMTVNVGFIIGLTFVPGLWSVVEYLFPLALITFLAIGILALRMLGGFVGARLAQGGFSCETNNSFAQMLPAFALSMVAVGLAAPSAMSGNATVAGVSIIASSFFMIAAVLIALVAGVLGLRSMMENGVNTEAAPTLMVVIPLMTVIGIAMLRMNHGLHVHFDVHGGAGETLMMLTRLLSVEVLFGLFGVMVLSRVGYAAQFLSGTAASAGSYALVCPGVALSVLTHFWLNKGLAAAGLVAKFGVAYWAISGIAIALQLGMILLVWQLGRKHFTTLASPTVPA
- a CDS encoding helix-turn-helix domain-containing protein, with translation MEIIVRLDVMMALRKMKGRDLAAEIGITEQNLSLLKSGKVKGIRFETLAKICEVLECQPGDLLEAAPLSD
- the rlmH gene encoding 23S rRNA (pseudouridine(1915)-N(3))-methyltransferase RlmH codes for the protein MRVHLCVVGRLRAGPERDLIDDYLTRFDRTGRALGLGPARVVEVEDKKGGGQVAEAALLQKAIPEGAAIWALDERGRMLSSPDFATQLSGLRDQGRGDLAFVIGGADGLTPSFRDQADKAISFGPMVWPHMLARVMLAEQLYRAASILAGSPYHRV